One part of the Vicia villosa cultivar HV-30 ecotype Madison, WI linkage group LG6, Vvil1.0, whole genome shotgun sequence genome encodes these proteins:
- the LOC131608984 gene encoding probable aldo-keto reductase 2, translated as MTKVGRMKLGSQGMEVSLQGLGCMSMSAFYGPPKPEPDMIALIHHAIQSGVTFLDTSDIYGPHTNELLLGKALKGEVREKVELATKFGARTREGKFEVCGDPAYVREACEGSLKRLDIDSIDLYYQHRIDTRLPIEVTIGELKKLVEEGKIKYIGLSEASAATIRRAHAVHPITAVQLEWSLWSRDVEEEIIPTCRELGIGIVAYSPLGRGFFSSGTKIAENFTKEDYRQHMPRFQAENMRQNQTIFEKVNELATKKGCTPSQLALAWLHHQGNDVCPIPGTTKLENFNENIGALSVKLTQEELREIESLADIVKGDRCGKEPTWKESDTPPLSSWKSVN; from the exons ATGACAAAAGTAGGAAGAATGAAGTTGGGATCACAAGGTATGGAAGTGTCCTTACAAGGACTTGGATGCATGAGTATGTCTGCTTTCTATGGTCCTCCTAAGCCTGAACCTGACATGATTGCTCTCATCCACCATGCCATTCAATCTGGTGTCACTTTTCTTGATACTTCTGATATCTATGGACCTCACACCAATGAACTCCTTCTTGGAAAAGCTTTGAAGGGAGAGGTGAGAGAGAAAGTTGAATTGGCTACAAAATTTGGAGCCAGAACTAGGGAAGGGAAATTTGAGGTCTGTGGTGATCCAGCTTATGTGAGAGAAGCCTGTGAAGGTAGCTTGAAGAGACTTGATATTGATTCTATTGATCTCTATTATCAACATCGTATTGATACTCGTCTTCCAATTGAAGTCACG ATTGGAGAGCTTAAGAAACTTGTTGAAGAGGGGAAAATAAAATACATCGGTTTGTCTGAGGCCTCGGCTGCAACAATCAGAAGAGCGCATGCTGTTCATCCAATAACAGCCGTACAGTTGGAGTGGTCACTATGGTCAAGAGATGTCGAGGAAGAAATAATTCCGACTTGCAG AGAACTTGGTATTGGAATTGTTGCATATAGTCCTCTCGGGCGAGGATTCTTTTCGTCAGGAACAAAGATTGCTGAGAATTTTACAAAGGAAGACTATCGCCAG CATATGCCTAGATTTCAAGCCGAAAACATGCGACAGAATCAAACTATATTTGAGAAGGTTAACGAACTCGCTACAAAGAAAGGATGTACTCCATCACAGCTTGCACTAGCATGGCTTCATCACCAAGGAAACGACGTGTGCCCGATACCCGGAACAACGAAACTCGAGAACTTTAATGAAAATATTGGTGCTTTGTCTGTGAAACTAACACAAGAAGAATTGAGAGAAATTGAGTCATTGGCTGATATTGTGAAAGGTGATAGATGTGGAAAGGAACCTACATGGAAAGAATCTGATACTCCACCACTTTCTTCTTGGAAAAGTGTGAATTGA
- the LOC131608981 gene encoding probable aldo-keto reductase 2 — MTKVGRMKLGSQGMEVSSQGLGCMSMSTGIYGPPKPEPDMIALIHHAIQSGVTFLDTSDVYGPHTNELLLGKAMKGEVREKAELATKFGARFREGKFEILGDPDYVREACEGSLKRLDINSIDLYYQHRIDTRLPIEVTIGELKKLVEEGKIKYIGLSEASPATIRRAHAVHPITAVQLEWSLWSRDVEEEIIPTCRELGIGIVAYSPLGRGFFSSGKKLVDNLHQDDYRKYSPRFQPENLQQNQTIFNKVNELAAKKGCTPSQLALAWLHHQGNDVCPIPGTTKLENFNENIGALSVKLTQEELTEIESLADIVKGDRYAESNSTWEYSDTPPLSSWNAAK, encoded by the exons ATGACAAAAGTAGGAAGAATGAAGTTGGGATCACAAGGTATGGAAGTGTCCTCACAAGGACTTGGTTGCATGAGCATGTCTACAGGTATCTATGGTCCTCCTAAGCCTGAACCTGACATGATTGCTCTCATTCACCATGCCATTCAATCTGGTGTCACTTTTCTTGATACTTCTGATGTCTATGGACCTCACACCAATGAACTCCTTCTTGGAAAGGCTATGAAGGGAGAGGTGAGAGAGAAAGCTGAATTGGCTACGAAATTTGGAGCCAGATTTAGGGAAGGGAAATTTGAGATCCTTGGTGATCCAGATTATGTAAGAGAAGCTTGTGAAGGTAGCTTGAAGAGACTTGATATTAATTCTATTGATCTCTATTATCAACATCGTATTGATACTCGTCTTCCAATTGAAGTCACG ATTGGAGAGCTTAAAAAACTCGTTGAAGAAGGGAAAATAAAATACATCGGTTTGTCTGAGGCCTCACCTGCAACAATCAGAAGAGCACATGCAGTTCATCCAATAACAGCTGTGCAGTTGGAGTGGTCACTATGGTCAAGAGATGTTGAGGAAGAAATAATTCCGACTTGCAG GGAACTTGGTATTGGAATTGTTGCATATAGTCCTCTCGGGCGAGGATTCTTTTCGTCAGGAAAAAAGTTGGTTGACAACTTGCATCAAGATGACTACCGAAAG TATTCGCCTCGATTTCAACCTGAGAACCTGCAGCAGAACCAAACAATATTCAACAAAGTGAATGAACTGGCTGCAAAGAAAGGGTGTACTCCATCTCAGCTTGCACTAGCATGGCTTCATCACCAAGGAAACGACGTGTGCCCGATACCCGGAACAACGAAACTCGAGAACTTTAATGAAAACATTGGTGCTTTGTCTGTGAAACTAACACAAGAAGAATTGACAGAAATTGAGTCATTAGCTGATATTGTGAAGGGTGATAGATATGCGGAGAGTAATAGTACATGGGAGTATTCCGATACGCCACCACTTTCTTCATGGAATGCTGCAAAATGA
- the LOC131611328 gene encoding uncharacterized protein LOC131611328 has product MQTLDSSIQNLIKSWKRRQRWLFLVTTSNQQEYLFNRATWRTQLVNFLESTIIRAISISLLLADLIITILELSSSLISCKQKVNIVEELWLHWIGIGILSIISMKIIGLLVGLGFSFFKHPGYVVDGVVAIVALIMEVFMERRGGGLLVVVSLWRVIRVVESVFELSDEAIEAQIEGIVCQFEVLKDENVRLLEIISEKDKIIEKLKEELDKYI; this is encoded by the coding sequence ATGCAAACATTAGATTCATCAATTCAAAATCTAATAAAATCATGGAAAAGAAGACAAAGATGGTTGTTTCTTGTTACAACCTCAAACCAACAAGAATATTTGTTCAATAGAGCAACATGGCGAACACAATTGGTCAATTTCCTAGAATCAACAATAATTCGCGCGATTTCAATATCTTTACTTCTTGCCGATCTCATAATCACGATTCTTGAGctatcttcttctctaatttcATGTAAACAAAAAGTGAACATAGTAGAGGAATTATGGCTTCATTGGATTGGAATTGGTATTTTGAGTATTATTTCAATGAAGATAATTGGTTTGTTGGTAGGGTTAGGTTTTTCATTTTTCAAGCATCCGGGATATGTTGTGGATGGTGTTGTGGCAATTGTCGCATTGATTATGGAAGTTTTTATGGAGAGGAGAGGGGGTGGTTTATTGGTTGTGGTTAGTTTATGGCGTGTGATTAGAGTTGTGGAGAGTGTGTTTGAGTTAAGTGATGAAGCTATTGAAGCTCAAATTGAAGGAATAGTTTGTCAATTTGAGGTACTTAAAGATGAGAATGTTAGGCTCTTGGAGATTATAAGTGAAAAAGATAAGATAATTGAAAAGCTTAAGGAAGAATTAGATAAATATATATGA
- the LOC131608985 gene encoding probable aldo-keto reductase 2 → MSKVGRMKLGSQGMEVSLQGLGCMSMSAFYGPPKPEPDMIALIHHAIQSGVTFLDTSDIYGPHTNELLLGKALKGVREKVQLATKFGVRAREGKFEICGDPAYVREACEGSLKRLDIDCIDLYYQHRIDTRLPIEVTIGELKKLVEEGKIKYIGLSEASAATIRRAHAVHPITAVQLEWSLWSRDVEEEIIPTCRELGIGIVAYSPLGRGFFSSGTKLLENLQQDDYRKHLPRFQPENLQQNQTIFDKVNELAARKGCTPSQLALAWLHHQGNDVCPIPGTTKVENLNQNIGALSVKLTPEELAEIESLADAVRGDRYAEGISTWKDSDTPPLSSWKAA, encoded by the exons ATGTCAAAAGTTGGAAGAATGAAATTGGGATCTCAGGGAATGGAAGTGTCCCTACAAGGACTTGGATGCATGAGCATGTCTGCTTTCTATGGTCCTCCTAAGCCTGAACCTGACATGATTGCTCTCATCCACCATGCCATTCAATCTGGTGTCACTTTTCTTGATACTTCTGATATCTATGGTCCTCACACCAATGAACTCCTTCTAGGAAAG GCTTTGAAGGGTGTGAGAGAGAAAGTTCAATTGGCTACGAAATTTGGAGTCAGAGCTAGGGAAGGGAAATTTGAGATTTGTGGTGATCCTGCTTATGTGAGAGAAGCTTGTGAAGGTAGCTTGAAGAGACTTGATATTGATTGTATTGATCTCTATTATCAACATCGTATTGATACTCGTCTTCCAATTGAAGTCACG ATTGGTGAGCTTAAGAAACTTGTTGaagaaggaaaaataaaatacattggtTTGTCGGAGGCCTCAGCTGCAACAATCAGAAGAGCGCATGCTGTTCATCCAATAACAGCTGTGCAGTTGGAGTGGTCATTATGGTCAAGAGATGTCGAGGAAGAAATAATTCCGACTTGCAG GGAACTTGGTATTGGAATTGTTGCATATAGTCCTCTAGGGCGAGGATTCTTTTCATCAGGAACAAAGTTACTTGAGAACTTGCAACAGGATGACTACCGGAAG CATTTGCCTCGGTTTCAACCTGAAAATCTGCAGCAGAACCAAACTATATTTGACAAAGTTAATGAACTGGCTGCAAGGAAAGGGTGTACTCCATCTCAGCTTGCACTAGCATGGCTTCATCACCAAGGGAACGACGTGTGCCCGATTCCTGGAACAACCAAAGTTGAGAACTTGAATCAAAACATTGGTGCTTTATCGGTTAAACTGACACCAGAAGAATTGGCAGAAATTGAGTCATTAGCAGATGCTGTTAGGGGTGATAGATATGCGGAGGGTATAAGTACATGGAAGGATTCCGATACTCCACCACTCTCTTCATGGAAAGCTGCATAA
- the LOC131613356 gene encoding uncharacterized protein LOC131613356, with the protein MVLLFLVFIRYHRPVAPDSSTSLSFYFTNLHPFSSIDLHPMFSSTICVESFSGTNNVHAPSNQNNGSSSNHNKGYQNDTLNPYFMHPNENAALILVTPLLNADNYHSWSRSMTMALRSNNKLHFINGALPRPSNEYVHSIAWDRCNTLIMSWLNNSVESEIYQSILWMETRSNIWKKLKDKFYHGDIFRISDI; encoded by the coding sequence ATGGTGTTActgtttttagtttttataagGTATCATCGACCAGTGGCTCCGGATTCATCAACCAGTCTCTCGTTTTACTTCACAAATCTCCACCCATTTTCTTCCATTGATCTTCATCCAATGTTCTCTTCAACGATTTGTGTTGAAAGCTTTTCTGGCACTAACAATGTTCATGCTCCATCAAACCAGAACAATGGTTCTTCTTCAAACCATAATAAAGGTTATCAAAATGATACCTTAAATCCCTATTTCATGCATCCCAATGAAAATGCAGCTCTTATTCTAGTTACACCTTTATTGAATGCTGACAATTATCATTCTTGGTCCCGTTCCATGACAATGGCTTTAAGGTCCAATAACAAGCTTCACTTCATCAATGGAGCATTGCCAAGACCATCGAACGAATATGTTCATTCAATAGCTTGGGATAGGTGCAACACTTTGATAATGTCATGGCTAAATAATTCAGTTGAATCAGAGATTTATCAAAGCATCTTGTGGATGGAAACTAGATCCAACATATGGAAAAAGTTGAAAGATAAGTTTTATCATGGTGATATTTTCCGAATCTCGGATATTTAA